The proteins below come from a single Ptychodera flava strain L36383 chromosome 6, AS_Pfla_20210202, whole genome shotgun sequence genomic window:
- the LOC139134937 gene encoding actin-related protein 8-like isoform X2 encodes MGRASDTIPITIPHIIARRHKSIGQTVQEDYTILRYETNHSECDQQMESGLRKVQQAIWTRQMSSGHRRLPTPPEQVSAYNSTVIPQRLDDNSGLKWTDTQHLPDTVVGEEALYISPEDCYNFHRPFRCGGLNLHQGIGGSLSVVMQDLEVIWKTAIERHLEIPIKDLRHYRAILLIPDIYHRPHVKELMNLLLNRLGFGAAIVIQESVCATFGAGLQSACVVDVGDQKTSISCVEDGLSHRNTRIRLSYGGSDISRCFAWLLSRVYFPYKECDLASRMDALLMQELKESFCHLDQDIYGAQLHEFHIRQPHKPTVLYQIKLGDEGLQAPMAIFYPQTCGLVGKILIHTQQRNQGDPEDPHDETYLLQTQSRETNKPKSGANTDTTSQTQEGNGGAADEKAKAPEKVTEERETEEPEPQISSSMSKRMASTDFNDRLPGLDEAILHSISCCSSDETKKKMYATILVVGGGLLFQGAQETLHYRVVCGIPQHFRHQVESVEVLCKSKDLDPRLTCWKGGAVLSCLDTSQELWIRQREWRQFGLKVLRERSPFVW; translated from the exons ATGGGACGTGCTTCAGATACCATACCAATCACCATACCTCATATCATTGCGAGAAGACACAAATCAATTGGACAGACAGTCCAGGAAGATTACACCATACTTAGATATGAAACAAAC CATTCAGAATGTGATCAACAAATGGAAAGTGGTCTGAGGAAAGTCCAGCAAGCAATATGGACAAGGCAGATGTCATCGGGGCACAGAAGACTACCAACTCCACCAGAACAG GTGTCTGCGTACAATTCTACAGTCATTCCACAAAGATTAGATGATAATTCTGGTTTGAAATGGACAGACACTCAACACCTACCAGATACTGTAGTTGGTGAAGAG GCCCTGTACATCAGCCCAGAAGACTGTTACAATTTTCACAGACCGTTCCGATGTGGAGGACTCAACCTACATCAAGGTATCGGCGGCTCTCTGAGTGTCGTCATGCAAGACCTTGAGGTCATCTGGAAAACAGCAATTGAAAGACATTTGGAAATTCCTATCAAAGATTTAAGG CACTACAGGGCAATTTTACTCATACCAGATATTTATCACAGGCCACATGTCAAAGAGCTGATGAATTTGCTCCTCAACAGACTGGGTTTTGGTGCTGCCATTGTCATACAG GAATCAGTTTGTGCCACATTCGGTGCAGGACTACAGAGTGCTTGTGTTGTGGATGTTGGAGATCAGAAAACCAGTATATCATGTGTGGAGGATGGACTATCACACAGAAATACCAG GATACGACTTTCATACGGAGGGAGTGATATCAGCCGTTGCTTTGCATGGTTGCTAAGCAGGGTGTATTTCCCATACAAGGAATGTGACTTGGCCAGTAGAATGGATGCCCTGCTGATGCAAGAATTGAAAGAAAGCTTCTGCCACTTGGACCAG GACATCTATGGAGCACAATTACATGAGTTTCACATCCGTCAACCACACAAACCCACCGTACTTTACCAAATCAAACTTGGAGATGAGGGCTTGCAGGCACCCATGGCCATATTTTACCCACAGACATGTGGACTTGTTGGAAAGATTTTGATCCACACGCAGCAAAGGAACCAAGGAGACCCTGAAGATCCGCATGATGAGACCTACCTTCTACAAACACAAAGTAGAGAG ACAAATAAACCtaaatctggtgccaacactgACACCACCAGCCAAACTCAAGAAGGCAATGGAGGAGCTGCTGATGAAAAGGCCAAAGCACCGGAAAAGGTGACGGAAGAAAGAGAAACAGAGGAACCTGAACCACAGATATCATCATCAATGTCCAAGAGAATGGCATCAACAGACTTTAATGATAGACTGCCTGGCTTAGATGAAGCCATACTACACAGTATCAGCTGCTGTT CATCTgatgaaacaaaaaagaaaatgtatgccACAATACTAGTGGTAGGTGGTGGTCTGCTCTTCCAAGGAGCTCAAGAGACGCTGCACTACAGAGTTGTTTGTGGAATACCACAGCACTTCAGGCATCAAGTTGAAAGTGTGGAAGTACTTTGTAAGTCAAAG GATTTAGACCCAAGGCTGACGTGCTGGAAAGGAGGAGCTGTTTTATCTTGCCTGGACACTTCTCAGGAACTCTGGATAAGACAGAGAGAATGGAGACAGTTTGGACTCAAAGTACTCAGAGAAAGGTCACCATTTGTATGGTGA
- the LOC139134937 gene encoding actin-related protein 8-like isoform X1 encodes MAPIGPTPKKEKPKPLQQQPIIPEPVAEPIQTTAIVVIHPGSTNLRMGRASDTIPITIPHIIARRHKSIGQTVQEDYTILRYETNHSECDQQMESGLRKVQQAIWTRQMSSGHRRLPTPPEQVSAYNSTVIPQRLDDNSGLKWTDTQHLPDTVVGEEALYISPEDCYNFHRPFRCGGLNLHQGIGGSLSVVMQDLEVIWKTAIERHLEIPIKDLRHYRAILLIPDIYHRPHVKELMNLLLNRLGFGAAIVIQESVCATFGAGLQSACVVDVGDQKTSISCVEDGLSHRNTRIRLSYGGSDISRCFAWLLSRVYFPYKECDLASRMDALLMQELKESFCHLDQDIYGAQLHEFHIRQPHKPTVLYQIKLGDEGLQAPMAIFYPQTCGLVGKILIHTQQRNQGDPEDPHDETYLLQTQSRETNKPKSGANTDTTSQTQEGNGGAADEKAKAPEKVTEERETEEPEPQISSSMSKRMASTDFNDRLPGLDEAILHSISCCSSDETKKKMYATILVVGGGLLFQGAQETLHYRVVCGIPQHFRHQVESVEVLCKSKDLDPRLTCWKGGAVLSCLDTSQELWIRQREWRQFGLKVLRERSPFVW; translated from the exons ATGGCACCAATAGGACCCACTCCAAAGAAAGAGAAACCCAAACCTCTGCAGCAACAGCCTATTATACCAGAACCTGTAGCTGAG CCTATACAGACCACAGCCATTGTCGTCATACATCCAGGGTCCACAAATTTGAGAATGGGACGTGCTTCAGATACCATACCAATCACCATACCTCATATCATTGCGAGAAGACACAAATCAATTGGACAGACAGTCCAGGAAGATTACACCATACTTAGATATGAAACAAAC CATTCAGAATGTGATCAACAAATGGAAAGTGGTCTGAGGAAAGTCCAGCAAGCAATATGGACAAGGCAGATGTCATCGGGGCACAGAAGACTACCAACTCCACCAGAACAG GTGTCTGCGTACAATTCTACAGTCATTCCACAAAGATTAGATGATAATTCTGGTTTGAAATGGACAGACACTCAACACCTACCAGATACTGTAGTTGGTGAAGAG GCCCTGTACATCAGCCCAGAAGACTGTTACAATTTTCACAGACCGTTCCGATGTGGAGGACTCAACCTACATCAAGGTATCGGCGGCTCTCTGAGTGTCGTCATGCAAGACCTTGAGGTCATCTGGAAAACAGCAATTGAAAGACATTTGGAAATTCCTATCAAAGATTTAAGG CACTACAGGGCAATTTTACTCATACCAGATATTTATCACAGGCCACATGTCAAAGAGCTGATGAATTTGCTCCTCAACAGACTGGGTTTTGGTGCTGCCATTGTCATACAG GAATCAGTTTGTGCCACATTCGGTGCAGGACTACAGAGTGCTTGTGTTGTGGATGTTGGAGATCAGAAAACCAGTATATCATGTGTGGAGGATGGACTATCACACAGAAATACCAG GATACGACTTTCATACGGAGGGAGTGATATCAGCCGTTGCTTTGCATGGTTGCTAAGCAGGGTGTATTTCCCATACAAGGAATGTGACTTGGCCAGTAGAATGGATGCCCTGCTGATGCAAGAATTGAAAGAAAGCTTCTGCCACTTGGACCAG GACATCTATGGAGCACAATTACATGAGTTTCACATCCGTCAACCACACAAACCCACCGTACTTTACCAAATCAAACTTGGAGATGAGGGCTTGCAGGCACCCATGGCCATATTTTACCCACAGACATGTGGACTTGTTGGAAAGATTTTGATCCACACGCAGCAAAGGAACCAAGGAGACCCTGAAGATCCGCATGATGAGACCTACCTTCTACAAACACAAAGTAGAGAG ACAAATAAACCtaaatctggtgccaacactgACACCACCAGCCAAACTCAAGAAGGCAATGGAGGAGCTGCTGATGAAAAGGCCAAAGCACCGGAAAAGGTGACGGAAGAAAGAGAAACAGAGGAACCTGAACCACAGATATCATCATCAATGTCCAAGAGAATGGCATCAACAGACTTTAATGATAGACTGCCTGGCTTAGATGAAGCCATACTACACAGTATCAGCTGCTGTT CATCTgatgaaacaaaaaagaaaatgtatgccACAATACTAGTGGTAGGTGGTGGTCTGCTCTTCCAAGGAGCTCAAGAGACGCTGCACTACAGAGTTGTTTGTGGAATACCACAGCACTTCAGGCATCAAGTTGAAAGTGTGGAAGTACTTTGTAAGTCAAAG GATTTAGACCCAAGGCTGACGTGCTGGAAAGGAGGAGCTGTTTTATCTTGCCTGGACACTTCTCAGGAACTCTGGATAAGACAGAGAGAATGGAGACAGTTTGGACTCAAAGTACTCAGAGAAAGGTCACCATTTGTATGGTGA